In Chiroxiphia lanceolata isolate bChiLan1 chromosome 2, bChiLan1.pri, whole genome shotgun sequence, a single genomic region encodes these proteins:
- the GPR82 gene encoding probable G-protein coupled receptor 82 — translation MNNSTCFLQPSSATTVALPVIYSCLFPAGSFGNILAAWIFSRKVPTRRTQYIYLANLVTANLFVCSTMPFLAAYFAGGKRWSYESLECRIAHHLGTLVMHVCMYVTIIILCSIALSQYATLRKNCDTQYSQAVNENLSRCLLQAFRQPKFAKYLCMGIWLTVLCITVTAITYDVQARALEYFPSCYNIQVEASEFTAMIAGSVATACFFVSFMTVLRSYYSLTRHLNNIQKNSCIAEKHLIYSKVKRNILVIQMILTVCFLPYHIFRPLFYILLRHNDCPRLNYLVEIKNFLTCLAAAKSSLDPVITLLLDKTFKKSLYGLFTKSTPEHQKRDVDIFTEMGRNMERF, via the coding sequence ATGAACAATTCAACATGTTTTCTTCAGCCATCGTCAGCTACCACTGTAGCTCTACCTGTCATCTACTCCTGCCTATTCCCTGCTGGAAGCTTCGGAAACATTCTCGCTGCCTGGATATTTTCAAGGAAAGTGCCCACAAGGAGAACACAATACATTTACCTGGCAAACCTTGTGACTGCAAATCTGTTTGTATGCAGCACAATGCCCTTCCTGGCTGCCTACTTTGCAGGAGGGAAGCGCTGGAGCTACGAGTCCTTGGAATGCAGGATAGCACATCACCTCGGGACTCTGGTCATGCACGTCTGCATGTATGTGACCATTATCATCCTGTGCTCAATTGCTCTGAGCCAGTATGCGACGCTGAGGAAGAACTGTGACACACAGTACTCCCAAGCAGTTAATGAAAACCTCTCCAGATGTTTGCTTCAAGCGTTTCGTCAGCCAAAATTTGCTAAATATTTGTGCATGGGTATATGGCTTACTGTGCTCTGCATAACAGTAACAGCTATAACATATGATGTCCAGGCAAGGGCTTTGGAATACTTTCCCAGCTGCTACAACATCCAGGTAGAAGCTAGTGAATTTACTGCAATGATTGCAGGTTCTGTTGCCACTGCAtgtttttttgtgtcttttatgACAGTTTTGCGGTCATACTATTCTCTTACCAGACACCTGAATAACATACAAAAAAATAGCTGTATTGCAGAAAAACATCTAATTTACAGtaaagtgaaaagaaacattcttGTCATCCAGATGATATTAACTGTCTGCTTTCTTCCGTACCATATTTTTAGGCCTCTTTTTTACATACTGCTTAGACATAATGACTGCCCAAGGTTAAACTACTtagtggaaattaaaaatttccttaCTTGCCTTGCTGCTGCTAAAAGCAGTTTAGATCCAGTTATAACCCTTCTGTTAgataaaacatttaagaaaagtCTTTATGGCCTGTTTACAAAATCCACACCAGAACATCAAAAACGTGACGTtgatattttcactgaaatggGAAGGAATATGGAAAGATTTTAG
- the GPR34 gene encoding probable G-protein coupled receptor 34, which translates to MMGAASADSLTHKTIWNNQTNMAINASEIQNDSCSLDDNSLSLTLIVFYSIIFVVGLAGNITALFAFLCIHQKRNSIQVYLLNVAVADLLLIFCLPLRILHHANKNIWMFGRILCKIVGTLFYMNMYISIVLLGLISLDRYIKITKSVKRPKMLTPTRSIQICCVVWAIALTGFTVVVAPSFFKSEDSNSTLCFHYRSKQKAKTEAILNYITVLIFWIVFFLLILSYIKIAKNLLEISRRRSNFPNAGKYTTTARNSFIVLIIFTVCFVPYHMFRFVYITSQLQTPSCYWKEIIHKCNEVMLIFSSFNSCLDPVMYFLMSRSVRKAVFQLICRKIHGESSLNTESTSDIKLGQYTQERLSTITPHSSYSRKKFVV; encoded by the coding sequence ATGATGGGTGCAGCTTCAGCTGATTCACTGACACACAAAACCATCTGGAATAATCAAACCAACATGGCCATAAATGCCTCAGAAATTCAAAATGACAGTTGTTCTTTAGACGACAACTCATTGTCACTCACTTTGATAGTTTTTTATTctataatttttgttgttggatTGGCTGGAAATATTACAGCCCTGTTTGCCTTCCTGTGCATTCATCAGAAAAGGAATTCTATCCAAGTTTACTTGCTAAACGTGGCTGTTGCAGACCTTCTGCTGATCTTCTGTCTTCCCCTCCGAATACTCCATCACGCCAACAAAAACATTTGGATGTTTGGACGGATTTTATGCAAGATTGTAGGAACTCTGTTTTACATGAACATGTATATTAGCATAGTACTGTTGGGACTAATCAGTCTAGATcgttatataaaaataactaagTCTGTGAAGCGTCCTAAAATGTTAACTCCGACACGAAGTATTCAGATTTGTTGCGTCGTGTGGGCAATTGCACTAACAGGATTTACAGTAGTAGTTGCACCATCTTTCTTTAAGAGTGAGGACAGCAATTCTACTCTGTGCTTTCATTACCGAAgtaaacagaaagcaaagacaGAAGCGATTTTAAATTACATCACAGTACTAATTTTTTGgatagtttttttcctcttgatcCTTTCGTACATTAAAATCGCCAAGAACCTTCTGGAAATTTCGAGGAGAAGATCAAATTTTCCCAACGCAGGAAAATACACGACGACAGCAAGAAATTCCTTCATTGTACTCATCATTTTCACCGTCTGTTTTGTTCCTTATCACATGTTCCGGTTTGTCTACATTACATCACAGTTACAAACCCCCTCCTGTTATTGGAAGGAGATCATTCACAAATGCAACGAGGTGATGCTCATATTTTCATCATTTAACAGCTGCCTAGACCCAGTCATGTATTTCCTCATGTCCAGAAGCGTCCGTAAGGCTGTATTCCAActtatttgcagaaaaattcATGGGGAGTCAAGCCTAAATACAGAAAGCACTTCAGACATAAAACTTGGACAATATACACAGGAGAGATTATCTACTATCACTCCCCACTCAAGTTATTCAAGGAAGAAGTTTGTGGTTTGA